The genomic interval CAGACATATcacatttatttttatcttgTAGGGTATATACATTAGATACCAATCTTCAATCCacacacaaaaacaaaaaaaaaaaatagtcgaTCAAGCTATTTTGATAAgtacttttatatttattataattattaattaaatcacataaataatattcaaccaatattttgtatatatatatagcaataTCTAATGTTGTATATTATGATCAAGCCCAAAAGTTATAgcacttctctctctttttcttttgggtcaaataataatactaaaaatatggAAAGAAAAAAGATTGAAGATGAGCTTGATTGCAAATCTAATGCAAATAAGATTTGGGCATCACTTAGGGATCTCTACTATGTTTACCCAAAAGCCTTTCCTCCTGGTACATACAAAAGTATTGATGTTCTTCATGGTGATGGTGTTCACCCTGGTTCTATTAGAGTCCGTACATATAAAGAAGGTATATATAgtaattttcttttatggttattattattttttttcttctattttttcaatttataccaaatgggtttcgtatatattttattatttgtgtgTTTGTTTTGGTAAATTAAGGTTCTCCTATTACGATGTTCAAAGAAAAGATTGAAGTTGTTGATGAGGAAAAGAAGATATTTGGGTTTAGTATTATTGGTGGGGATTTGTTAAAGGACTACAAAAGTTTCAAGATGAGTATCCAAGTGGTTCCTaaggatgatgatgatgatggtaaTGATCAAGGAAGTTTGCTTAAAATGAGTTGTGAGTATGAGAAGATTGCTCTTCATAATCCTGATCCAATTCATGTTAAGGATTTTGCTTTCAAGCTCCTTAAACAACTTGATGACTACACTGCGCCACAATTATATGATAAGAttgtataatttataatatatatatacctatatatttagggacacgattttgtccGGTGATATACTTTTACGGA from Cannabis sativa cultivar Pink pepper isolate KNU-18-1 chromosome 4, ASM2916894v1, whole genome shotgun sequence carries:
- the LOC115712859 gene encoding MLP-like protein 423; this encodes MLYIMIKPKSYSTSLSFSFGSNNNTKNMERKKIEDELDCKSNANKIWASLRDLYYVYPKAFPPGTYKSIDVLHGDGVHPGSIRVRTYKEGSPITMFKEKIEVVDEEKKIFGFSIIGGDLLKDYKSFKMSIQVVPKDDDDDGNDQGSLLKMSCEYEKIALHNPDPIHVKDFAFKLLKQLDDYTAPQLYDKIV